CGGCCCAAAAGGAAAGTCAGAGGACCAACGATCCCAGATGTTACAGCTGCTGTTACAAGGACTGTGATCCATGTCCTATCAGAGGACTCTGATGGCTGTGAGGACAAGAAGACAGGAACCAGGCATGTTAGTGAGTGTGGTTTCAGCCAGCgttaatttaaacagaaaacacaataaatgtttctgtgcagttaTGTTATCTAATATCAGTCTCTGCTTCCAGGGAAACGTGTCATAATTAAAAATGTCcccttacacacaaacacaaacagacaatgAGCTCCACCCGTGAAGTGAACTGACTGTGCAAGGCGTCAAATTCAGGTGTTGGTGGAAAGCCTGCGTGCTGTGACATCACCACACTGTTCTCCACTCAAACACCGACCCACTGCTCCGAAACACTGACTGCAGATCTGGCAGATTGGCGCCAGATTGAGATGCGCCAAACGCGCCAATAACGAGCCATCAAAGTTTGCTGTTCAGTGTGTAGCTATTTAAATGTGGTCGGTGTACTCACCGTCGGTGTGGTTGTAGGCAGAGGTGTGCTACCGGGTGCTGTGGGGACTTGAGGGTGGACTCGCAGGCGGACAGCAGAGCGGTGTCTCTCCCACTTGTCTATGTCACAGTAATAAACTCCTTCATCTTGTTGCTGGACTCTCTTTATGGTGAGGGACAGGTCTGCTTGTCGGTCCCACTCTGATGGTATCGACACCCGGCTTCTGTCAACGTCTTCCCCGTATGTGATTCCTCCTGTTTTAGCATCCAGCTGAAGCACCACCTTTCCATTTCTCCTCCAGCGCGCAGATTTCACCGACTGGCCCGCGGTGACGGAGCGGCACGGGAGTGTGGCATCCTCGCCCTCGGATACAGCAACTTCAGAGGGGGCAAATACTTCCAGCTTGATCGCTTCCAAGTCTTTGCCGTTGCATGTAAACTCGTACAGCCCTTCGTCGTTCAGATCTGCGTTTTCCAGGATGAGAGAGAGCCCTCTTTGATTCACGCGGTCTGGATGTTGTGGTCCGGGTTTCCAGACGTTTTCCAGGGAGGCGATCAGCTGCGTGCTGGCATCATTCCTTCGCAGATTTAGTCTCCCGCGTCCCTTCAGGCACTCCTCTGACAGCAGAAACTCAACTCCATCTCCTAAAGGAGCTTGAATCAACTTTCCGAAAACCTCGCTACATAAAAATAGAAGAATGCACAAAAAGCTCAGAGTCTTCATCCTGTGAATGAGGCGGTAGAGTGTCTTTCCTCCACAGCGGCGCACTGGCTTTTAAATGGAAGAGAGTGAGTAAGAGTCGATCACGTGATGATCGGAGAACTGGAGATTCCGGACGTTCctttgcaacttttttttttgcaacttcAATCCTCATCATATCACACGCATAGCAAGGACAGTAATAGTAATGACAGTATTACAGTCTATATTACTATTGTGATTATAATAAAGCATTTAATATTATTAAAACGTCTATGTGACATTAATAAtagcagtaataataataacaacagcagcaataataataatagagacTGTAATAATGCAGACATAATGGTGACTGTTATAGACTGTAAATacattgttgtttttctcaCGCTCTGTCATGCCGTAGACTCTTCTTTTATTCAAATctgtcttcttttgttttctgtattgtactgttatattatcaTTTTAATTGTAGACTACAGCGCTTTTGTCAAcacttgttgtttttaaatgtgctaataAATAAACGGACTTAACAGTGACATTCAGCTGCGTTTTAATTTGATtcagtttattgtttttattcgCGGTAATAAACATTATAGTAGAAACAGGTCGTTAAGCAGGAAGTGAAGTTCTGCCTGCGTTTAGCTAGTTTTTGGATTGGACGTTAAAAGCAAGGGAGACacagaaagagggaaaaatgcTAAAATATCCGCACAGTACGTGCGCTAAACCGGCTAAAGACACGAGGACGTCACTGAGCAGTCTTTTACACATCCCGGATACTCCTGCATGACTTCAGGTAAcctgttttttgctttgttttgggaGTTTTTAGCTCCTCGTTAGctttgctaacatgctaacaaaCTTAGCCTTTTTGGAGCTCGTCGCCTtttacatgtaaaacctgcTGGTTTTTCCCTGTGAACTCCTGCAgcaaaaaatgcaacaaatatAACATAATAGTTTTATAAAGATCATTTAAGTGGCTAAAAAGGCCTGGATTCATTATAATGTAgatacaataacacagagaagtTGGATTTATTTGTCTGAACCCCAACATCAGGAAAACGTGCGTCAGCTTCATCTACACACCAACACACTGTCAGTGCTGTCAATAATCAGTTATCCCACAAGCCAAGATGTTAATTTCCGTGTGTATGATTACACATTCATCAGCTGAGGTGTGGGGGAGGCGTTGTGCGTGAAGAGCCAGGCCTCATATCCATTTTCTGCATGAAGGCCTCCACCTCTGCAGGCCATTTATCTGAGTCTGTGACTGAAGCTGATCCTGGGGTTGAACCAGAAAGTTTCTTTGTGGTTTTTTATATCTGATATCTTTACCTATATGGGTAAATGTAGTTAGCAGCATTTATGAAGAGGTTATACATAAAGTAAAGAAATGACCTGTTTAATGTAtctttatgtctctgtgttactGTATCTACATTATAATAAATCCAGGCCTTTTTAGCCACTTAAATTGTCTTTATAAAACTATTGTGCTATATTTGTTGCAATTTTTGCTGCCCTCTTGGACAGATCActcagaaaaacatttttagtatCGGTGAGACTTTTAATCCAGATAAATAAAGGGCATGTAAAGGTCACTTCACCAAAATCTTATTGCCGTTTATAACTTGTAGCAGGAACGTTGTTGGTGgctcaaaatgactttatatcaTTCATGAGAGATTGGGTTGACCAAAAAGTCACTTACAACACTTACAGTGACCGTCCTAGCTGAGAGCCTCCTGcaagagacaaagaaagacattCAGAGTAGCTGTGGTTATGCGtttgttcatttttctatcTTCAGTGACACAGCCAAAGGACCGATGATATTATACCTTTCACAAGACTTGCTGCTGCTCAGAATTAATTACCTTTGGGGTTTTACAGAAAGTAATCTGTGAACTGTGACCAATAATGAGCGGGGTGAGTTGCTGTGTCACTGATGTTTCTGGAATTGTAGTCTACTATTATAGACTAACCCTTCAGTTAAGGCTATTGTCGTTATCCACACGTTTTTGTATTGTatattgtgttttatgtatcttttttattttatcagcGTCTATTTGACGTTTcccttttttcccatttttttctCCGAGGGAACACatccttcttttcctttcattgtGTTGAAGGCAAAAGCAGTCAGGCACAAGCAGATGTTTATGACGTTCATGCTGACTGCTCAGATAAGTCAGAATTACTGTTAGAAGTTTCCACGAATTCATGGCTTCACTACCAGTAGTGCTGGTAGGTAACCAGCCTTGATAATTACGGGTCTGTAGCCAGTAAAAGCGAATGGAAAGCAGAGGAGCTGTCCACACAGCAACATGTTTATGAACCTAAACAGGATTTATCATTGATAAAATGAGACAGCACTTTGGGGGAGTGTGTACCTGCTAAGAAACAAACCCAGCAGAATGTTTCACTCTGTCAGTGACTTTCtgcttgttgtatttttttctcctcagatACTTCAGAGTGTTTAGAGCTCATCATTAATGAATATTTGTGTTTCAGCTGTCAACTCACATGGCTCAGCTATTTGTATAGAAGTTTAGATTTAAATCTCTCGCACATGCTGTGTAGTACTTAAATATCATCAGGGTTTACACAGGCAGTCATTTGCACACAAAGGTGACTGTTTAAAGTCATAAGCTGCAGATTTATTTTCATGCAGTGATTGTTTACTGAATGAGTTCACTGAGCTTCAGCGATGGTGAACTTGGACATTCAGGGATTCTTGTACTGGGGACAGCTCTACAGCACAGTTACAGGTAGCAGAAGGGAGATTGTTCCACTGAGCTTCCACCCTGATTTGATCAGCTTGTACACTTCAGGCTCAGATGGATCAGAACAGCCGCAGTCAGGATTCTTCATCTGAGTGACTCTTTGAGGTTTCATCTCGATGATCATCCCAAAGACGGGCGGTGGTGAAATTCTTAGTTCTGTTAGAAAGTAAGCAGTTTGTCCACTCTATGTATATTTTCACCCTTAATAATTACCTTATTGAAAATGAGTGGTGTGTAAATGACCGGTTTAAGAAA
The sequence above is a segment of the Oreochromis aureus strain Israel breed Guangdong linkage group 3, ZZ_aureus, whole genome shotgun sequence genome. Coding sequences within it:
- the LOC120439305 gene encoding uncharacterized protein LOC120439305, producing MKTLSFLCILLFLCSEVFGKLIQAPLGDGVEFLLSEECLKGRGRLNLRRNDASTQLIASLENVWKPGPQHPDRVNQRGLSLILENADLNDEGLYEFTCNGKDLEAIKLEVFAPSEVAVSEGEDATLPCRSVTAGQSVKSARWRRNGKVVLQLDAKTGGITYGEDVDRSRVSIPSEWDRQADLSLTIKRVQQQDEGVYYCDIDKWERHRSAVRLRVHPQVPTAPGSTPLPTTTPTPSESSDRTWITVLVTAAVTSGIVGPLTFLLGRKRRRET